The following proteins are co-located in the Myroides profundi genome:
- a CDS encoding PorP/SprF family type IX secretion system membrane protein, with protein MTINRTIRNISVCMLTLLGAQQMQAQQDPQYTQYMYNTSNINPAYAGTRGNLSIFGNYRTQWVGLDGAPKTANLSVSTPLGDSGLGLGVNYMNDRIGAMDENNISVDLSYAIDVNQDYKLAFGLKATANLLNVDYTRLNIYSGKDPVAMTNIDNQFSPNIGAGLYLYSEKSYLGLSVPNFLTTDRYDDNEVTTMRQKAHFYLMGGYVFELNPSLKFKPAFLAKAVSGAPLQMDLTANFLIIDKFTVGAAYRWDASVSALAGFQVNDNLFVGYSYDADTTKLANYNSGSHEIFLRFDLFNNRTRMNTPRFF; from the coding sequence ATGACAATTAATAGAACAATAAGAAATATAAGTGTGTGTATGTTAACCTTGTTAGGAGCACAACAAATGCAAGCACAACAAGATCCACAGTACACACAGTATATGTATAATACCTCTAATATTAACCCTGCTTATGCAGGTACTAGAGGTAACCTAAGTATTTTCGGTAATTACCGTACGCAGTGGGTTGGTTTAGATGGAGCACCTAAGACAGCTAATCTGTCTGTGAGTACACCTCTAGGAGATTCTGGATTAGGATTAGGGGTGAATTATATGAATGATCGTATAGGAGCGATGGATGAGAATAATATCTCTGTAGACCTATCGTATGCTATCGATGTGAATCAAGACTATAAATTAGCATTTGGTTTAAAAGCTACGGCTAACTTACTGAATGTAGATTATACTCGTCTTAATATCTATAGTGGAAAAGACCCTGTAGCGATGACGAATATAGATAATCAATTCTCACCTAATATAGGGGCAGGTCTGTATCTATATTCTGAGAAATCATATTTAGGGTTGTCTGTACCTAACTTTTTGACTACAGATCGCTACGATGATAACGAGGTGACGACGATGCGTCAGAAAGCGCACTTCTACTTAATGGGAGGATATGTGTTTGAACTAAATCCTAGTTTGAAGTTTAAACCAGCTTTCTTAGCGAAGGCCGTTTCTGGGGCACCATTGCAGATGGATCTGACAGCTAACTTCTTAATTATAGACAAGTTTACTGTAGGAGCAGCATATCGTTGGGATGCATCAGTTAGTGCATTAGCAGGATTCCAAGTGAATGATAATTTATTCGTTGGATATTCTTATGATGCAGATACGACTAAGTTAGCGAATTACAACTCTG
- a CDS encoding gliding motility-associated C-terminal domain-containing protein, which yields MVKKRTLLVVSGLCSIATMAQTVNKGGLYVSPEGIMSTHYALENTDEADFKNNGTLYVYNDIINNGAFFDYKGKLAQGTTIFKSDKQQTVSGNSISKFNNVVLNNTADNIAFNVINDVVVQGKVDFQDGIVNVDEKDGSFTFLKDATAVNASDNSHIQGTVDKEGNNEFVFPIGDKKYYRNATITAPKEEKDIFVGKYNLDDKNFFTSHKHKSGIVELVNEREYWLVDRNSNAKSDVILTLGWHADTTPAELLKTPEKNLRILRWDAKDQLWVDEGGIVDVDNKTVTTPTSVRGYGFFTLGTVNTDLILDGDVVIYNLVTPNGDGENDFFLIDNINRFPNNKVEIYNRWGVKVYETSNYDSNNNVFRGYSDGRVTVNSGEKLPTGTYYYVISYEYRNASEARTIRKSGYLHLDNN from the coding sequence ATGGTTAAGAAAAGAACACTCTTAGTAGTTTCTGGCTTGTGCTCTATAGCTACTATGGCACAGACAGTAAACAAGGGAGGGCTATATGTAAGCCCAGAAGGGATAATGTCTACACATTATGCCTTAGAGAATACAGATGAGGCAGACTTTAAAAATAACGGTACGTTATATGTCTATAATGATATTATAAACAACGGTGCTTTCTTTGATTATAAAGGAAAACTAGCACAAGGAACTACTATTTTTAAAAGTGATAAACAACAGACTGTATCAGGTAACAGTATCAGTAAGTTTAACAATGTAGTGCTAAATAACACAGCAGATAATATTGCATTTAATGTTATTAATGATGTGGTAGTACAGGGCAAAGTGGACTTCCAAGACGGTATTGTCAATGTAGATGAGAAAGATGGATCATTTACATTCTTAAAAGACGCAACAGCAGTCAATGCAAGTGATAATAGCCATATCCAAGGAACTGTAGATAAGGAAGGAAACAACGAATTTGTATTCCCTATTGGAGATAAGAAGTATTATCGAAACGCTACGATTACAGCGCCTAAAGAAGAGAAAGACATTTTCGTAGGGAAGTATAACTTAGATGATAAGAACTTCTTTACTTCTCATAAGCATAAGTCTGGTATAGTAGAGTTAGTAAACGAAAGAGAGTATTGGCTAGTAGACCGTAACTCTAATGCGAAGAGCGATGTTATCTTGACATTAGGCTGGCATGCAGATACTACTCCAGCAGAGTTATTAAAGACTCCAGAGAAGAACTTACGTATTCTTCGTTGGGATGCTAAGGATCAGCTTTGGGTAGATGAGGGAGGTATCGTAGATGTCGATAATAAGACAGTGACTACACCTACATCTGTACGTGGATACGGATTCTTTACATTAGGTACTGTGAATACAGATTTGATATTAGATGGAGACGTAGTGATCTATAATCTAGTAACGCCTAATGGAGATGGAGAGAATGATTTCTTCTTAATTGATAATATTAATCGTTTCCCTAATAATAAAGTTGAGATCTATAACCGTTGGGGAGTGAAGGTTTATGAGACTTCTAATTATGACAGTAATAATAACGTATTCAGAGGGTATTCTGACGGACGTGTTACAGTTAACTCTGGAGAGAAACTACCTACAGGAACTTATTATTATGTGATTAGCTATGAATACAGAAATGCTAGCGAAGCACGTACAATTAGAAAATCAGGGTATCTACATTTAGACAACAACTAA